Part of the Qipengyuania sp. SS22 genome, CAGATCAGCGGGAGGGACTGTTTATCGCGCATATTGTCGCTATAGCGCGCCGCGATGGAAAAGGCAGAGACCCCGCTTCAGCAGGTGCAGGCGACTATCGCGCAGGCGTGCCAGATCGCCCGCCGCGAACCGGGCGAGGTGACGCTCATTGCCGTCAGCAAGATGCATCCGGCCGCAGCGATCGAACCGCTGCTGCGTGAAGGCCAGCGTCATTTTGGCGAGAACCGCGTGCAGGAAGCGCAGGGCAAGTGGCCCGCGCTGCGCGAGGCGCATCCCGCGGTCCAGTTGCACCTGATCGGCCAGTTGCAGTCGAACAAGGCGGAGGATGCGGTCGCGCTGTTCGATGTCATCCACTCGCTCGACCGGCCCAGCCTCGTCAAGGCGCTGGCCAAGGCGATGGACAAGGCGGGCAAGCGCGTTCCCTGCTTCGTGCAGGTCGATCTGGGCGAGGAACAGCAAAAGGGCGGCTGTCCGCTGGCCGACCTGCCCGTGCTGCTCGATCAGGCGCGCGCTGCGGATATCCCGATCGCGGGGCTGATGTGCCTGCCGCCCGCCGATATCGAGCCCGCGCCGTTCTTCGCCTTCCTCGACAAGCTCGCGCGCGACCACGGCCTGGAAGGTCGCAGCATGGGAATGAGCGGAGACTACGAAACCGCGATCAAGCTAGGCGCGACGCATGTACGCGTGGGCACCGCGCTGTTTGGCGCGCGTCCTGCTCCCGAGTAACCCACATCCCCTCGTGTAGCGCAGCGGCAGGGCGGGCGATCAGGATAATTGGCTACGCGTTCTCGAGCCGGTCCTGCGTTGCATCGCTGGCGGCTTCCATCAGCCGCGCCTCGATACGGTTCATCCGCTCGCCCGGCTCCAGCTTCCCCCCGGTGAGGTCGGTCACGTAGAAGGTGTCCGCCGCGCGTTCGCCGTAATTGGTGATATGCGCCGAATGCACCACCAGCCGGCTTTCGAACAGCGCGCGCGCCAGGCGGTTGAGCAGCGCCGACCGGTCGCGCGCATTGACTTCGATGACGGTGAACTTGTTCGACGCCTTGTTGTCGAACAACACGCGCGGGGCGACATCGAAGGCGCGCGCGCGGCTATGCGGCAGCGGGCGCTGCGCGAGACGCGGGGCGAGATCGACCCGGTGCGCCAGCGCATCGGCAATGCTCTTTTTGAGCCGTTCGAGTTGGCCCGCTTCGGCGAAGGGTTCGCCATGCGGGTCCTGGACGAGGAAATTGTCCAGCGCCCAGCCCATCCGCGTGGTGTGGATGCGCGCATCGATGATGTTGCCGCCGGCGAGGTGGATGCCGCCCGCGATGCGGTAGAACAGGCCCGGGTGGTCGGCGGCGATCACCGTGACCAGGGTGGCCCCGCGCGCCTCGTAATATTCGCAATGGATCGACAGCTCGTGCTCCGCCGCGCGCGCTGCGGCATAATGCACCAGGTTGAGCGCGATGATATCGGTCGGCTCGGCGATCCAATAGGCATCGCCCATGGTCTCGGCGAGATCGTCGACCAGACCCGAGCGCTCGCCCAGCAAATCGACCACCTCGGCCTGCTTGTGCGCGACCTTCTGGTCGCGGCCATGACGCATATGGCCGAGGCGCAGGCGTTCGCTTGAGACGTCGTAAAGCTCGCCCAGCAACTGCCCCTTCCAGCTGTTCCACGTGCCGGGGCCGACCGCACGGATATCGACCGCGGTCAGGATCGCCAGATGGCGCAGCCGTTCCTGGCTTTGCACCAGCGCCACGAAATCCTCGATCGTTTTGGGATCGGTCAGGTCGCGCTTCTGTGCGGTGTGGCTCATCAGCAAATGGTTGCGCACCAGCCACGCGACCATCTCGGTTTCGCTTTTGGTCAGGCCGAAGCGCGGGCACAGTTCCTCGGCCACCTCTGCGCCAAGCACCGAATGGTCGCCCCCGCGGCCCTTGGCGATATCGTGCAGCAGCGCAGCGACATAGGCGGTGCGGCGCGATCCCACCTTGTGGATCAGCCGGGTGGCGCGCGGGTGGTCGTCGGCCAGTTCGCCCTTCTCGATCTGGTTGAGCAGGCCGATCGCGCGGATGGTGTGTTCGTCCACCGTATAGTGGTGGTACATGTCGAACTGCATCTGCGCGTTGACCTTGCCGAAATCGGGCACGAATTTCCCGAACACGTTGGCCTCGTTCATCCAGCGCAACACCATTTCGGGATCGTTGCGTCCGCACAGCAGGTCGAGAAACAGCGCATTGGCGCGGGCATCCTCGCGAATCTTGTGGTCGATCAACCCGCTGTCGCGATTGGCCTGGCGCATGGTTTCGGGGTGGATTTCGAGCTCTTCGGCCTCGGCCAGCTGGAAAATCTCGATCAGCCGCACCGGGTCCTGCTTGAACCATTCGTCCGTCGGGGCAGCGATCTTTCCGCCATAGACGCGGTATCCCTTGAGGATACGGGCCTTCTGCTTCCATCCCGCGAAGAACCCGCGCCGGGCGGTCTTGGCCTCGAACTGCTCGTCGATATGCGCGAGGAAAATGCCGGTCAGCGAACCGACGCGCTTCGCCTGCAGGAAATAGAACTGCATGAAGCGTTCGACCGAACTCTTGCCGGGCCGTTCGGCGAAATTCATCCGCTCGGCAATGCGGCGCTGGAGGTCGAAGGTCAGCCGGTCCTCGGCGCGCCCGGTCAGCACATGCATATGGCTGCGCACCGCGAGCAGGAAGTTTTCCGCGCGGCGAAAGCTGCGGTATTCGGCCGGGGTGAAGAGGCCGACATCGACCAGCTCGGCGGCAGCGCGGACGCGGTGGATGAACTTGCCGATCCAGTAGAGCGTATGCAGGTCGCGCAAACCGCCCTTACCGTCTTTCACATTGGGTTCGACGACATAGCGGCTGTCGCCCATGCGCTTGTGGCGCGCATTGCGCTCGGCCAGTTTCTCGGTGACGAAGGCGCGTTCGTTGCCGCGTACGACTTCGGTCGTGAACCGGTGCGAGCCTTCGTCGTACAACTCCTGGTCGCCCCAGACATAGCGCCCTTCGAGCAGCGCAGTGCGGATCGTCAGATCGCTCTTCGACAGGCGCATCGCCTCGTCCAGCGTGCGCGTCGAATGGCCGACTTTCAGCCCGAGATCCCACATCAGGTAGAGCATTGCCTCGACCACCTGCTCGCACCAGGCGGTTTTCTTGCCACCGACGAGGAAGGCGATGTCGACATCCGAATGCGGCGACATTTCCGCGCGGCCATAGCCGCCCACCGCCATCACTGCGAGCCGTTCGGCCTGCGAGCGATTGGCGCTGGAATAGAGATGGGTGGTCGCGTGATCGTGGATCACCCGGATCAGCTGGTCGATCAGGAAGGCGAAGCCGCCCGCATTTTCATGCCCTGCCGAGGGCTTTTCCTCGAGCCGTCGCTCAAGCTCGGCGCGGCCCTGGTCGAGCGCGGCCTTGAGCAGCGTCACCACATGCGGGCGCGCCTTGTCGCCGTGCTCCCCGACCAGCGATTCGATTCCGGAGGCAAGCTGCCGCCGGTCGATGATGGCACGCTGGCGGGGGACACGGATCACGCTCAAGCGGCCAGGTGCTCCTTGGCGTAGGTTGCCTTGACGGTGCGCTTGTCGACCTTCTGCGTACCCAGCCGCGGTAGCTGCTCTTCGCTCTGCCAGATGACCGAGGGGACCTTGAAGGCTGCAATGTGTTCGCGCA contains:
- a CDS encoding YggS family pyridoxal phosphate-dependent enzyme → MEKAETPLQQVQATIAQACQIARREPGEVTLIAVSKMHPAAAIEPLLREGQRHFGENRVQEAQGKWPALREAHPAVQLHLIGQLQSNKAEDAVALFDVIHSLDRPSLVKALAKAMDKAGKRVPCFVQVDLGEEQQKGGCPLADLPVLLDQARAADIPIAGLMCLPPADIEPAPFFAFLDKLARDHGLEGRSMGMSGDYETAIKLGATHVRVGTALFGARPAPE
- a CDS encoding [protein-PII] uridylyltransferase, whose protein sequence is MSVIRVPRQRAIIDRRQLASGIESLVGEHGDKARPHVVTLLKAALDQGRAELERRLEEKPSAGHENAGGFAFLIDQLIRVIHDHATTHLYSSANRSQAERLAVMAVGGYGRAEMSPHSDVDIAFLVGGKKTAWCEQVVEAMLYLMWDLGLKVGHSTRTLDEAMRLSKSDLTIRTALLEGRYVWGDQELYDEGSHRFTTEVVRGNERAFVTEKLAERNARHKRMGDSRYVVEPNVKDGKGGLRDLHTLYWIGKFIHRVRAAAELVDVGLFTPAEYRSFRRAENFLLAVRSHMHVLTGRAEDRLTFDLQRRIAERMNFAERPGKSSVERFMQFYFLQAKRVGSLTGIFLAHIDEQFEAKTARRGFFAGWKQKARILKGYRVYGGKIAAPTDEWFKQDPVRLIEIFQLAEAEELEIHPETMRQANRDSGLIDHKIREDARANALFLDLLCGRNDPEMVLRWMNEANVFGKFVPDFGKVNAQMQFDMYHHYTVDEHTIRAIGLLNQIEKGELADDHPRATRLIHKVGSRRTAYVAALLHDIAKGRGGDHSVLGAEVAEELCPRFGLTKSETEMVAWLVRNHLLMSHTAQKRDLTDPKTIEDFVALVQSQERLRHLAILTAVDIRAVGPGTWNSWKGQLLGELYDVSSERLRLGHMRHGRDQKVAHKQAEVVDLLGERSGLVDDLAETMGDAYWIAEPTDIIALNLVHYAAARAAEHELSIHCEYYEARGATLVTVIAADHPGLFYRIAGGIHLAGGNIIDARIHTTRMGWALDNFLVQDPHGEPFAEAGQLERLKKSIADALAHRVDLAPRLAQRPLPHSRARAFDVAPRVLFDNKASNKFTVIEVNARDRSALLNRLARALFESRLVVHSAHITNYGERAADTFYVTDLTGGKLEPGERMNRIEARLMEAASDATQDRLENA